Proteins found in one Brachypodium distachyon strain Bd21 chromosome 5, Brachypodium_distachyon_v3.0, whole genome shotgun sequence genomic segment:
- the LOC100828060 gene encoding ent-cassadiene C2-hydroxylase, translating into MVGWLSLCLIALSTLLALWFLRKLSGRKNKPKKQLLPPGPWTLPIIGSLHHLMGVLPHRTFMALSQRHGPLMFLRLGEVPTVVVSSADAVALVVKTNDLKFSSRPTIPTMDILTCGGEGFAFTPYGDHWRQMRKVCIVELLSAKQVKRMEGIRAELVGNLVRYISGNASAGASNTVNVSERVTRLSNDVASEAVFGGKFARQREYLQSLDEAMSLLGGFYLVDLFPSSRLVRWLSNGERKMERSYGCMQNLIDDIIVGRKAAKAAGSLAFNANDDDLLNVLLRLQEEDSLPFPLTTKTIGAVLFEIFGAATETTGRLLEWIMSELIRHPEAMAKAQLEVRKVLGEDRAVITNNDLAELHYMRMVIKEVLRLHPPNPLFFRMAREDCKIMGYDVPKNTSVYVNIFAISRDPKYWENPESFQPERFENKNMDYNGTYSEFIPFGAGRRQCPGIQFSSSLTEVALAHFLYHFDWMLPDGATVASFDMSEKFKLTLSRKYDLHLRATPHVWA; encoded by the exons ATGGTGGGATGGTTAAGCTTGTGTCTCATAGCCCTATCCACGCTACTTGCCCTTTGGTTTCTCCGCAAGCTCTCCGGCCGCAAGAACAAGCCCAAGAAGCAGCTGCTGCCCCCTGGACCATGGACTCTCCCGATCATCGGCAGCCTCCACCACCTCATGGGCGTCCTCCCACACCGCACTTTCATGGCGCTGTCTCAGCGGCACGGGCCACTGATGTTCCTACGGCTGGGCGAGGTCCCAACCGTGGTGGTCTCGAGCGCCGACGCCGTGGCGCTCGTGGTGAAGACCAACGACCTCAAGTTCTCCAGCCGGCCGACCATCCCAACCATGGACATCCTGacctgcggcggcgagggcttcGCCTTCACCCCCTACGGCGACCACTGGCGCCAGATGCGCAAGGTGTGCATCGTGGAGCTCCTCAGCGCCAAGCAGGTGAAGCGCATGGAGGGCATCCGGGCCGAGCTCGTCGGCAACCTCGTCCGCTACATCTCCGGCAACGCCTCCGCCGGTGCCAGTAACACCGTGAACGTCAGCGAGAGGGTGACCAGGCTCAGCAACGACGTGGCGTCGGAGGCAGTGTTCGGGGGCAAATTCGCCCGGCAGCGCGAGtacctccagtcgctggacgagGCCATGTCGCTGCTGGGCGGCTTCTACCTCGTCGACCTCTTCCCGTCGTCGCGGCTTGTGAGGTGGCTCAGCAATGGCGAGCGCAAGATGGAGAGGAGCTACGGCTGCATGCAGAATCTCATCGACGACATCATCGTGGGGCGCAAGGCGGCGAAAGCGGCCGGCAGCCTCGCCTTCAACGCCAACGACGACGACCTGCTCAACGTGCTGCTCAggctgcaggaggaggactCGCTCCCGTTCCCTCTCACCACCAAGACTATTGGCGCCGTCTTGTTT GAAATTTTTGGAGCTGCCACAGAGACCACAGGGAGACTTTTGGAGTGGATTATGTCCGAGCTCATCCGTCATCCTGAAGCTATGGCCAAGGCACAGCTTGAGGTCCGTAAGGTGCTAGGTGAAGACCGAGCTGTTATTACCAATAACGACCTTGCTGAACTCCATTACATGAGGATGGTCATCAAGGAAGTTCTTAGGTTGCATCCACCCAATCCTCTGTTCTTCCGCATGGCCCGAGAGGACTGTAAAATTATGGGTTATGACGTGCCTAAAAACACCAGTGTATACGTTAATATCTTCGCAATTTCCAGGGATCCAAAGTACTGGGAAAATCCTGAAAGTTTCCAGCCTGAGAGGTTCGAGAACAAAAATATGGATTACAATGGGACATACTCCGAATTCATTCCCTTTGGGGCTGGGCGTCGGCAGTGCCCGGGGATTCAATTCAGCTCATCACTCACGGAGGTTGCGTTGGCACACTTTCTGTATCATTTCGACTGGATGCTTCCTGATGGAGCTACCGTAGCTTCGTTTGACATGTCCGAGAAATTTAAGTTAACGCTAAGCAGAAAGTATGACCTCCATCTCAGAGCTACTCCACACGTGTGGGCTTGA